In one window of Bos taurus isolate L1 Dominette 01449 registration number 42190680 breed Hereford chromosome 15, ARS-UCD2.0, whole genome shotgun sequence DNA:
- the OR4C146 gene encoding olfactory receptor family 4 subfamily C member 146 — protein sequence MQLNNNVTEFILLGLTQDPVRKKIVFTTFLIFYLGTLLGNFLIITTIKTSRALGSPMYFFLFHLSLSDTCFSTCIAPRMIADALLKNATISFNECIVQVFSFHFFGCLEIFILVLMAVDRYVAICKPLHYTTIMSHRVCGVLVAVAWVGSCVHSSAQIFLALSLPFCGPNVIDHYLCDLQPLLQLACTDTYVTNLLLVSNSGAICTVSFVMLMFSYAIILHSLRNHSAEGKKKALSTCISHIIVVILFFGPCIFIYTRPATTFPMDKMIAVFYTLGTPLINPLIYTLRNAEVKNAMRMLWSKKLVSDDKR from the coding sequence ATGCAGCTGAATAATAATGTGACTGAGTTTATTCTGCTTGGGTTGACACAAGATCCTGTTAGGAAGAAAATAGTGTTTACCACTTTCTTGATTTTCTATTTGGGGACCTTGTTGGGGAACTTTCTGATTATTACTACCATCAAGACCAGCAGGGCACTTGGGAGTCCaatgtatttcttccttttccatttatCTTTGTCTGATACCTGCTTCTCTACATGCATAGCCCCTAGGATGATTGCAGATGCCCTTTTGAAGAATGCCACTATCTCTTTCAATGAGTGCATAGTCCaagttttttcatttcatttctttggctGCCTGGAGATCTTCATCCTTGTCCTCATGGCTgttgaccgctatgtggccatctgtaagccCCTGCACTACACGACCATCATGAGTCATCGAGTCTGTGGTGTGTTGGTGGCTGTGGCCTGGGTGGGGTCCTGTGTGCATTCTTCAGCTCAGATTTTTCTGGCCCTGAGTTTACCTTTCTGTGGTCCCAATGTGATTGATCATTATCTATGTGACTTGCAGCCTTTGTTACAACTTGCCTGTACAGACACCTATGTGACCAACCTACTCTTGGTGTCCAACAGCGGGGCCATCTGTACAGTGAGTTTTGTTATGCTGATGTTCTCCTATGCTATCATCTTACATTCTCTGAGAAACCACAGTGCTGAGGGGAAGAAAAAAGCCCTCTccacctgcatctcccacatcaTTGTGGTCATCTTGTTCTTTGGTCCTTGCATATTTATATACACTCGCCCTGCAACCACCTTCCCCATGGATAAGATGATAGCTGTGTTTTACACACTTGGAACACCTTTGATCAACCCTCTGATTTATACACTGAGGAATGCAGAAGTGAAAAATGCCATGAGGATGTTATGGAGCAAGAAGTTGGTCTCAGATGACAAAAGATGA